From a region of the Betta splendens chromosome 5, fBetSpl5.4, whole genome shotgun sequence genome:
- the mbd1b gene encoding methyl-CpG-binding domain protein 1b isoform X2 gives MGTDRKTRRQHSCRATTGVPVPKGDRVRSKVELLSVLQGVLDLSNFDFKSGKFYDRDTPPIRVRNRLKKKVRERSSSESSFMERGDGADTPDSNHRLTPSGLSLNKQTSYSSSTRVGTPNQVSREKDPTEEETIRLPVPSSFRLRPLPSINGDIGTEDSTLVCARCSASFTGTWYDKQRKRPCCPSCWASKTKEHPMSRFRKWIPCGQCVGCANTVDCGQCANCKHGLQSPESRRRVCRKRKCICPIRKSPGSISFLQSTYNDTPETFDDTCMSFQSEVTDSQLPSVKSSDNDNVNMDVDDDDDFSTDDDDDWHKKRKRRSCGECQACLCRKDCGTCDFCVDKPKFGGSNKKRQKCRLRQCQRQAMRHLLPFQMGQGDCSLDGSLLPGRPRPHYTYSRKPNQIKKNQGPHFNLDFTDNEDDDGYFQEMNWISEPATGSKHSHEPSMRDQQAHFIQQNGLSDRAPYTGNHNNSQPDQQSKWNAESLHPNRNVENHVEQEAEEEENDDEELPMITQIFSLADQSAGSGVDVESQLMKLLQSLRTSVLPILWYAIMVEGPQLQLLQCCKKSSMIDTMVLIDPGFCYQVTVQKQPLLPTHPLYDSFPARLTSANEVVNLLLGLEKYVVCQGLSPRDPHSKSPVILERASTCDFLVDRTVSVCSNCRALQVI, from the exons atgggaacagacaggaaaacaagaaGACAACACTCTTGCAGGGCAACAACCGGTGTCCCTGT ACCAAAGGGTGATCGAGTGAGGAGCAAGGTAGAACTGCTTTCAGTGCTGCAAGGAGTCCTCGACTTGTCAAACTTTGACTTTAAGTCTGGAAAGTTCTACGATCGTGACACTCCCCCCATTAGAGTTCGGAACAGACTAAAG AAAAAGGTCAGAGAGCGGTCGTCGTCGGAATCCAGCTTCATGGAGAGAGGAGATGGAGCTGACACTCCGGACTCTAACCATAGACTCACCCCCAGCGGGTTGTCCCTCAACAAGCAGACAAGCTACTCTTCCTCCACTAGAGTTGGAACTCCAAACCAAGTGAGTCGCGAAAAGGATCCGACTGAGGAGGAGACAATTCGACTTCCTGTTCCTTCATCGTTCAGATTGCGTCCACTCCCCTCCATAAATGGAGATATTGGGACAGAGGACAGCACGCT GGTCTGCGCGCGATGTAGCGCTTCCTTCACGGGCACATGGTACgacaaacagagaaagaggCCCTGCTGTCCCTCCTGTTGGG CTTCGAAGACAAAGGAGCATCCAATGAGTCGCTTTAGAAAG TGGATCCCATGTGGGCAGTGTGTGGGATGTGCCAACACAGTGGACTGTGGACAGTGTGCCAACTGCAAGCACGGACTGCAGAGCCCTGAGTCCCGAAGACGCGTGTGCCGGAAACGCAAATGCATATGTCCCATCCGCAAG AGTCCTGGAAGTATAAGCTTTCTGCAGAGTACTTACAATGACACGCCTGAAACATTTGATGACACATGCATGAGCTTTCAG AGTGAAGTTACAGATTCACAG TTGCCGAGTGTGAAAAGCAGCGACAATGACAATGTCAATatggatgttgatgatgatgatgacttttCAACGGACGACGATGATGAC TGGCATAAGAAGCGGAAGCGGCGCTCGTGTGGCGAATGCCAAGCCTGCCTCTGCAGGAAGGACTGTGGCACTTGTGACTTCTGTGTAGACAAACCCAAGTTTGGAGGCAGCAACAAGAAGAGGCAGAAGTGTCGCCTACGGCAGTGTCAGAGGCAGGCGATG AGACACTTGCTGCCCTTCCAGATGGGACAAGGTGACTGCAGTCTAGACGGCTCCCTACTACCAGGCCGGCCCAGACCCCACTACACATACAGCCGCAAGCCGAATCAAATAAAGAAAAACCAAGGCCCACATTTTAACTTGGACTTCACAGACAACGAAGACGATGACGGTTACTTTCAAGAG atgAATTGGATCTCAGAACCAGCAACAGGTAGCAAACACTCCCATGAACCGAGCATGAGGGATCAGCAGGCACATTTCATTCAGCAGAATGGACTGTCTGACAGAGCCCCATATACCGGCAACCATAACAACTCCCAACCA GACCAGCAAAGCAAATGGAATGCAGAGAGTTTACATCCAAACAGAAATGTTGAAAACCACGTTGAacaagaggcagaggaggaagaaaacgaTGACGAGGAGCTGCCTATG ATCACACAGATATTCAGTTTGGCTGATCAATCAGCAGGGAGCGGTGTGGATGTAGAAAGCCAGCTCATGAAACTGCTGCAGTCTCTGCGCACCTCTGTACTGCCAATCTTGTGGTATGCCATAATGGTGGAAGggccgcagctgcagctcctccagtgcTGTAAGAAGTCCAGCATGATCGACACGATGGTTCTGATCGACCCGGGCTTCTGCTACCAGGTCACTGTTCAGAAGCAGCCGCTGCTGCCCACCCACCCATTGTACGACAGCTTCCCAGCACGCCTTACCTCTGCCAATGAGGTGGTCAATCTGCTCCTGGGGCTGGAGAAGTACGTGGTGTGCCAGGGACTGTCCCCCAGGGATCCGCATTCTAAAAGCCCAGTCATCTTAGAGCGGGCGTCAACGTGTGACTTCTTGGTCGATAGGACTGTGAGCGTTTGTAGTAATTGTCGAGCACTACAAGTAATTTGA
- the mbd1b gene encoding methyl-CpG-binding domain protein 1b isoform X1, with translation MNKERREAQVFSRKHVEGNVEQDTDTEARIASQPSLSESRHTKKAPVEDSSEEENDQSKEAAGDPGGDPPVDWFEPLEEDDDDDDGNSACNDPEEESLAGESEMSESIAGSEKAFKKTNQFPAVRSRRSRRDEGWVECPELGEGWKRREVIRRSGCSVGQTDTYYLGPKGDRVRSKVELLSVLQGVLDLSNFDFKSGKFYDRDTPPIRVRNRLKKKVRERSSSESSFMERGDGADTPDSNHRLTPSGLSLNKQTSYSSSTRVGTPNQVSREKDPTEEETIRLPVPSSFRLRPLPSINGDIGTEDSTLVCARCSASFTGTWYDKQRKRPCCPSCWASKTKEHPMSRFRKWIPCGQCVGCANTVDCGQCANCKHGLQSPESRRRVCRKRKCICPIRKSPGSISFLQSTYNDTPETFDDTCMSFQSEVTDSQLPSVKSSDNDNVNMDVDDDDDFSTDDDDDWHKKRKRRSCGECQACLCRKDCGTCDFCVDKPKFGGSNKKRQKCRLRQCQRQAMRHLLPFQMGQGDCSLDGSLLPGRPRPHYTYSRKPNQIKKNQGPHFNLDFTDNEDDDGYFQEMNWISEPATGSKHSHEPSMRDQQAHFIQQNGLSDRAPYTGNHNNSQPDQQSKWNAESLHPNRNVENHVEQEAEEEENDDEELPMITQIFSLADQSAGSGVDVESQLMKLLQSLRTSVLPILWYAIMVEGPQLQLLQCCKKSSMIDTMVLIDPGFCYQVTVQKQPLLPTHPLYDSFPARLTSANEVVNLLLGLEKYVVCQGLSPRDPHSKSPVILERASTCDFLVDRTVSVCSNCRALQVI, from the exons ATGAACAAGGAACGGCGTGAGGCTCAGGTATTTAGCAGGAAGCACGTGGAAGGAAATGTGGAACaggacacagacactgaagcaCGAATCGCCTCTCAGCCATCACTCTCAGAGAGTCGGCATACGAAGAAAGCACCGGTAGAAGATTCCTCGGAGGAGGAAAATGACCAGAGTAAGGAAGCTGCTGGTGATCCTGGTGGTGATCCTCCTGTAGACTGGTTCGAACCActtgaggaggatgatgacgatgacgatggcAACAGTGCTTGTAACGACCCAGAAGAAGAAAGCTTGGCAGGAGAAAGTGAAATGAGTGAGAGCATTGCTGGCAGCGAGAAGGCCTTTAAAAAGACGAATCA ATTTCCTGCTGTCCGCTCCAGGCGATCGCGCCGTGATGAGGGATGGGTCGAATGCCCAGAGCTCGGAGAGGGCTGGAAACGCAGAGAAGTAATTAGGCGCTCAGGCTGCAGCGTTGGACAGACGGATACATATTATCTAGG ACCAAAGGGTGATCGAGTGAGGAGCAAGGTAGAACTGCTTTCAGTGCTGCAAGGAGTCCTCGACTTGTCAAACTTTGACTTTAAGTCTGGAAAGTTCTACGATCGTGACACTCCCCCCATTAGAGTTCGGAACAGACTAAAG AAAAAGGTCAGAGAGCGGTCGTCGTCGGAATCCAGCTTCATGGAGAGAGGAGATGGAGCTGACACTCCGGACTCTAACCATAGACTCACCCCCAGCGGGTTGTCCCTCAACAAGCAGACAAGCTACTCTTCCTCCACTAGAGTTGGAACTCCAAACCAAGTGAGTCGCGAAAAGGATCCGACTGAGGAGGAGACAATTCGACTTCCTGTTCCTTCATCGTTCAGATTGCGTCCACTCCCCTCCATAAATGGAGATATTGGGACAGAGGACAGCACGCT GGTCTGCGCGCGATGTAGCGCTTCCTTCACGGGCACATGGTACgacaaacagagaaagaggCCCTGCTGTCCCTCCTGTTGGG CTTCGAAGACAAAGGAGCATCCAATGAGTCGCTTTAGAAAG TGGATCCCATGTGGGCAGTGTGTGGGATGTGCCAACACAGTGGACTGTGGACAGTGTGCCAACTGCAAGCACGGACTGCAGAGCCCTGAGTCCCGAAGACGCGTGTGCCGGAAACGCAAATGCATATGTCCCATCCGCAAG AGTCCTGGAAGTATAAGCTTTCTGCAGAGTACTTACAATGACACGCCTGAAACATTTGATGACACATGCATGAGCTTTCAG AGTGAAGTTACAGATTCACAG TTGCCGAGTGTGAAAAGCAGCGACAATGACAATGTCAATatggatgttgatgatgatgatgacttttCAACGGACGACGATGATGAC TGGCATAAGAAGCGGAAGCGGCGCTCGTGTGGCGAATGCCAAGCCTGCCTCTGCAGGAAGGACTGTGGCACTTGTGACTTCTGTGTAGACAAACCCAAGTTTGGAGGCAGCAACAAGAAGAGGCAGAAGTGTCGCCTACGGCAGTGTCAGAGGCAGGCGATG AGACACTTGCTGCCCTTCCAGATGGGACAAGGTGACTGCAGTCTAGACGGCTCCCTACTACCAGGCCGGCCCAGACCCCACTACACATACAGCCGCAAGCCGAATCAAATAAAGAAAAACCAAGGCCCACATTTTAACTTGGACTTCACAGACAACGAAGACGATGACGGTTACTTTCAAGAG atgAATTGGATCTCAGAACCAGCAACAGGTAGCAAACACTCCCATGAACCGAGCATGAGGGATCAGCAGGCACATTTCATTCAGCAGAATGGACTGTCTGACAGAGCCCCATATACCGGCAACCATAACAACTCCCAACCA GACCAGCAAAGCAAATGGAATGCAGAGAGTTTACATCCAAACAGAAATGTTGAAAACCACGTTGAacaagaggcagaggaggaagaaaacgaTGACGAGGAGCTGCCTATG ATCACACAGATATTCAGTTTGGCTGATCAATCAGCAGGGAGCGGTGTGGATGTAGAAAGCCAGCTCATGAAACTGCTGCAGTCTCTGCGCACCTCTGTACTGCCAATCTTGTGGTATGCCATAATGGTGGAAGggccgcagctgcagctcctccagtgcTGTAAGAAGTCCAGCATGATCGACACGATGGTTCTGATCGACCCGGGCTTCTGCTACCAGGTCACTGTTCAGAAGCAGCCGCTGCTGCCCACCCACCCATTGTACGACAGCTTCCCAGCACGCCTTACCTCTGCCAATGAGGTGGTCAATCTGCTCCTGGGGCTGGAGAAGTACGTGGTGTGCCAGGGACTGTCCCCCAGGGATCCGCATTCTAAAAGCCCAGTCATCTTAGAGCGGGCGTCAACGTGTGACTTCTTGGTCGATAGGACTGTGAGCGTTTGTAGTAATTGTCGAGCACTACAAGTAATTTGA
- the ccdc120b gene encoding coiled-coil domain-containing protein 120 isoform X2, which translates to MEVKGHLITSMGLGSPDVQGSQDSKLQAERIAALQERKQALEALLHSRVGELKQVCLQEAELTGKLPRAFPLETGEKPPVVQRRAGLAPGTKAEDEAAQRKQMKAIFAGTLYRHSEADRGVPNSKRTVHRGCHTEDTVMSESTSSMSDSTSHDNESSPSVAADQRSLSQPRLTVGSPDHRISRKLSPVEIYYEMRTRRNSVTSSVSASNVEGRSVPATPLLARTAPISVHVRSDGSGGTVLKQWSGSLDVPYMIPLAQEGSSSDRRGCPYSARARRSNSSEALLDRSSLPEDSAPRNRMPPRGGPYKSSETLTDGKLRQIHLGSPEKDAESPVEQAKMRLSMGGRGAGGGGYNELLMDYIWGKQQRMQMQHQLFQSTGRIWQDVPSPRSSTAAAAPPPHANGFSHSQVHLPSTAPPYSPMVLRGSQAELPRVKVTRTKSCGPFIPLQQHPQDAVLLSAYESPLPAAGTTTSSIPNLLPYQTELSGSFNRRPPQFSLPTPEDSTRSLHKALALEGLRDWYLRNALGYTPAAAKGHEAGVSRLSHPHPLVHQAHSFQGDAANLHRPQMPQSASFHGHPLHGRSMEFSLYQDAQTQEVAPKEPSADPGTLV; encoded by the exons ATGGAGGTCAAGGGTCATCTGATCACATCCATGGGTTTGGGGTCTCCTG aTGTTCAAGGCAGCCAGGACAGCAAGCTGCAGGCTGAACGGAtcgcagctctgcaggagaggaagcaggccctggaggcgctgctccacagcagagtGGGGGAGCTCAAACAAGTGTGTCTGCAGGAAGCG GAGCTGACGGGGAAGCTGCCGCGCGCCTTCCCcctggagacgggggagaaaCCCCCAGTGGTGCAGCGCCGGGCCGGCCTGGCGCCCGGCACCAAGGCTGAG GATGAGGCCGCCCAGCGGAAGCAGATGAAGGCCATCTTCGCCGGCACCCTGTACAGGCACTCGGAGGCCGACCGGGGCGTCCCGAACAGCAAGAGGACGGTCCACCGGGGCTGCCACACAG AGGACACGGTGATGTCGGAGAGCACCAGCTCCATGTCAGACTCCACGTCCCACGACAACG AGTCCTCCCCCAGCGTGGCGGCCGACCAGCGCTCCCTGTCCCAGCCTCGCCTCACCGTGGGCAGCCCCGACCACCGGATCAGCAGGAAGCTGTCGCCCGTGGAAATCTACTACGAGATGAGGACGCGCCGCAACTCCGTCACCAGCTCCGTCAG CGCGTCCAACGTGGAAGGAAGAAGTGTCCCGGCGACTCCTCTGTTGGCCCGAACGGCTCCCATCAGTGTTCACGTCAG GTCAGACGGGTCAGGTGGCACTGTGCTGAAGCAGTGGTCCGGCAGCCTGGATGTGCCCTACATGATTCCTCTGGCCCAGGAGGGCTCCTCCTCGGACCGCCGGGGCTGCCCGTACAGCGCGCGGGCCAGGCGCAGCAACAGCTCCGAGGCCCTGCTGGACCGCTCCAGCCTCCCGGAGGACTCGGCCCCCAGGAACAGGATGCCCCCTAGAGGCGGGCCCTACAAGAGCTCCGAGACGCTGACCGACGGCAAGCTGCGGCAGATCCACCTGGGCAGCCCGGAGAAGGACGCGGAGAGCCCGGTGGAGCAGGCCAAAATGCGCCTGTCCATGGGCGGCAGaggggccggcggcggcggctacaACGAGCTGCTGATGGACTACATCTGGgggaagcagcagaggatgcAGATGCAGCACCAGCTGTTCCAGTCCACGGGCCGCATCTGGCAGGACGTGCCCTCGCCGCGCTCctccacggcggcggcggcgccgcctccgcaCGCCAACGGCTTCTCTCACTCGCAGGTGCACCTTCCCAGCACCGCGCCCCCGTACAGCCCCATGGTCCTGAGGGGGTCCCAGGCGGAGCTGCCCCGGGTCAAGGTCACCAGAACCAAATCTTGCGGCCCCTTTATTCCCCTGCAGCAACACCCCCAGGACGCGGTCCTCCTGTCAGCGTACGAGTCCCCGCTTCCTGCCGCCGGCACCACCACGTCCTCCATCCCCAACCTGCTCCCCTACCAGACGGAGCTGTCCGGCTCCTTCAACCGCAGACCCCCGCAGTTCTCCCTTCCAACCCCGGAGGACTCCACCCGAAGCCTGCACAAAGCTCTAGCTCTGGAAGGCCTGCGGGACTGGTACCTGAGGAACGCCCTCGGCTACACGCCCGCCGCCGCCAAGGGCCACGAAGCGGGCGTGTCTCGGCTCTCGCACCCCCACCCGCTGGTGCACCAGGCCCACTCGTTTCAGGGTGACGCCGCCAACCTCCACAGACCTCAGATGCCCCAGTCAGCCAGCTTCCACGGTCACCCACTGCACGGAAG GTCGATGGAGTTCTCTCTCTATCAGGACGCTCAGACGCAGGAGGTCGCCCCGAAGGAGCCCAGTGCGGACCCGGGCACCCTCGTGTGA
- the ccdc120b gene encoding coiled-coil domain-containing protein 120 isoform X1 gives MEVKGHLITSMGLGSPDVQGSQDSKLQAERIAALQERKQALEALLHSRVGELKQVCLQEAELTGKLPRAFPLETGEKPPVVQRRAGLAPGTKAEDEAAQRKQMKAIFAGTLYRHSEADRGVPNSKRTVHRGCHTEDTVMSESTSSMSDSTSHDNESSPSVAADQRSLSQPRLTVGSPDHRISRKLSPVEIYYEMRTRRNSVTSSVSPTHSLPRSASNVEGRSVPATPLLARTAPISVHVRSDGSGGTVLKQWSGSLDVPYMIPLAQEGSSSDRRGCPYSARARRSNSSEALLDRSSLPEDSAPRNRMPPRGGPYKSSETLTDGKLRQIHLGSPEKDAESPVEQAKMRLSMGGRGAGGGGYNELLMDYIWGKQQRMQMQHQLFQSTGRIWQDVPSPRSSTAAAAPPPHANGFSHSQVHLPSTAPPYSPMVLRGSQAELPRVKVTRTKSCGPFIPLQQHPQDAVLLSAYESPLPAAGTTTSSIPNLLPYQTELSGSFNRRPPQFSLPTPEDSTRSLHKALALEGLRDWYLRNALGYTPAAAKGHEAGVSRLSHPHPLVHQAHSFQGDAANLHRPQMPQSASFHGHPLHGRSMEFSLYQDAQTQEVAPKEPSADPGTLV, from the exons ATGGAGGTCAAGGGTCATCTGATCACATCCATGGGTTTGGGGTCTCCTG aTGTTCAAGGCAGCCAGGACAGCAAGCTGCAGGCTGAACGGAtcgcagctctgcaggagaggaagcaggccctggaggcgctgctccacagcagagtGGGGGAGCTCAAACAAGTGTGTCTGCAGGAAGCG GAGCTGACGGGGAAGCTGCCGCGCGCCTTCCCcctggagacgggggagaaaCCCCCAGTGGTGCAGCGCCGGGCCGGCCTGGCGCCCGGCACCAAGGCTGAG GATGAGGCCGCCCAGCGGAAGCAGATGAAGGCCATCTTCGCCGGCACCCTGTACAGGCACTCGGAGGCCGACCGGGGCGTCCCGAACAGCAAGAGGACGGTCCACCGGGGCTGCCACACAG AGGACACGGTGATGTCGGAGAGCACCAGCTCCATGTCAGACTCCACGTCCCACGACAACG AGTCCTCCCCCAGCGTGGCGGCCGACCAGCGCTCCCTGTCCCAGCCTCGCCTCACCGTGGGCAGCCCCGACCACCGGATCAGCAGGAAGCTGTCGCCCGTGGAAATCTACTACGAGATGAGGACGCGCCGCAACTCCGTCACCAGCTCCGTCAG CCCCACTCACTCTTTGCCGCGAAGCGCGTCCAACGTGGAAGGAAGAAGTGTCCCGGCGACTCCTCTGTTGGCCCGAACGGCTCCCATCAGTGTTCACGTCAG GTCAGACGGGTCAGGTGGCACTGTGCTGAAGCAGTGGTCCGGCAGCCTGGATGTGCCCTACATGATTCCTCTGGCCCAGGAGGGCTCCTCCTCGGACCGCCGGGGCTGCCCGTACAGCGCGCGGGCCAGGCGCAGCAACAGCTCCGAGGCCCTGCTGGACCGCTCCAGCCTCCCGGAGGACTCGGCCCCCAGGAACAGGATGCCCCCTAGAGGCGGGCCCTACAAGAGCTCCGAGACGCTGACCGACGGCAAGCTGCGGCAGATCCACCTGGGCAGCCCGGAGAAGGACGCGGAGAGCCCGGTGGAGCAGGCCAAAATGCGCCTGTCCATGGGCGGCAGaggggccggcggcggcggctacaACGAGCTGCTGATGGACTACATCTGGgggaagcagcagaggatgcAGATGCAGCACCAGCTGTTCCAGTCCACGGGCCGCATCTGGCAGGACGTGCCCTCGCCGCGCTCctccacggcggcggcggcgccgcctccgcaCGCCAACGGCTTCTCTCACTCGCAGGTGCACCTTCCCAGCACCGCGCCCCCGTACAGCCCCATGGTCCTGAGGGGGTCCCAGGCGGAGCTGCCCCGGGTCAAGGTCACCAGAACCAAATCTTGCGGCCCCTTTATTCCCCTGCAGCAACACCCCCAGGACGCGGTCCTCCTGTCAGCGTACGAGTCCCCGCTTCCTGCCGCCGGCACCACCACGTCCTCCATCCCCAACCTGCTCCCCTACCAGACGGAGCTGTCCGGCTCCTTCAACCGCAGACCCCCGCAGTTCTCCCTTCCAACCCCGGAGGACTCCACCCGAAGCCTGCACAAAGCTCTAGCTCTGGAAGGCCTGCGGGACTGGTACCTGAGGAACGCCCTCGGCTACACGCCCGCCGCCGCCAAGGGCCACGAAGCGGGCGTGTCTCGGCTCTCGCACCCCCACCCGCTGGTGCACCAGGCCCACTCGTTTCAGGGTGACGCCGCCAACCTCCACAGACCTCAGATGCCCCAGTCAGCCAGCTTCCACGGTCACCCACTGCACGGAAG GTCGATGGAGTTCTCTCTCTATCAGGACGCTCAGACGCAGGAGGTCGCCCCGAAGGAGCCCAGTGCGGACCCGGGCACCCTCGTGTGA